The genomic window ACCGAGTGTTGCTGGGCCACGGCCTGCACTTCGAGGAATTACGAAAGAGGAAAAGTCGATTCACGACGTCACACTTTGGTGCTCACTGGACATTACTTCTGTGACAGCGGAGAGCCCGCGGTCATCGGTTGGATCGGATCACCTTGCCCAAGCACAATGTTGACGAACTCCTCGCTGGGAGCCGCCCGGCGTTTACCACCTCAGTCGCTACGGAGGCGGCACTCGATGCTCTTGTGGCAGAGACTCGCGTTGCCACTGGGAGCCGGCGGCTTCCCCGGCGCCGAAAAGCACTCTGGCTCGTGCCCGGCAGCATTCTTGCCGTCGGAGCACTCACGGCCGGCGCAGTCGCCGTCGACGGGCTGACACGAATCGAGACCCCGATCCCCGTCGAGTACGTCACCGACACTGGGGTCACAGTCTCGTGCACTGCCACCATCGAAAGCTCGTACTTCTCGCCCAGGTTCACCGAGGTCTCCACTTACTACCGAAATGCCGACTTCACCACGAGCGGTCTCGGTCAGCGCATTTACGAATACGCCCTTGTTCTGGCTGGCGACAAGGCAGGCACCCCCGGCGATCTCCCCCAGTCAGTGCAGTCAACAGCGCAAATCCCGGGAATCGGAGATCAGCAGCCCCTCGAAGACGAATCGGCACTGTCCGTGTCCATGCTCGAGTTCATCGTCATGGATGTATCCGACGAACTCGGCCTGCCCGCCGGCACCGTGAGTGGCTGGGCAGAGATCGATTCGGACTGCGACGGACAACTCCATTGACGGGAACGACGAAGCCTCACCCTCACAGAGAAGTAGGCGCAGATCTCGCTGACTTGTTCCGCAACGAGGCTAGAGGGCTGCTCGGGTTCTTCATACGACGTGACGTACCAGCCGAGGACGCAGCGGATCTCGTCAGTGAAACGTTCCTCGCAGCCTGGCAATCGAGCACGACCCGCACAATCGAACCGGACATGCTTCGTGCCTGGCTGTTTGGCATCGCTCGCAAAAAACTCTCGCAACACCTACGAGGTCGAACCCGGCGGACCGCCTTGAGCGCACGCCTTCGGCTCACTGTGTCTGCCGATGCCCTCGAGCAACATGCCTCAACCGAGAACATGGAAAGAGTCGCCTACGTACGAGCGGCAATTGAGCAGCTTCCGGTGGTAGTTCGGGAGATCGTGCGCCTCGTCTACTGGGACGGTTTCACCCAGGAAGAAGTGGCTTTAATCCTTGGAAAGCGGGCCACGTCAGTTCGTGCCCGCCTTTCCCGAGCCCGGAAGGTCCTCCACGATCAACTTGCCGACAAGGGCCCGCGTGACGTGCCCGGCGCATTCCGCGGGCGTGTCATTGGCACCACCGATGCCTGATAGGCGATCGGCCATTAGCTAGGGGTTCGCGAGTCAGCTCAGGGCGGCGATGACGCCTGCTACGAGGATTCCGGTTCCGAGTCCGATCGTGATGGTCATGGCTAAGAAGGGGCGACTTCCCGATCGCACCCCGCCTCGCTTCCTGAGGTTGAACGTGTAGGCGAAGCCTGCCGCGACGATGAGAGCGCCGATTACGGTCATGACGAGCGGAACGGTCTCCATGCTCGAACCGTAGTGCAGCTCTGCGAGCGGTTTGGCTAGTCGTCATAGCGGCCGCCCGCTAGGGGGCCAAGGAACGCGACCTCTAGCTTCAGAGTGTCTCGATAGACGATCCTCGACCGGCACCCTAGGTCGGGATGGCTAGCCTTGATTGATGATGTCGCAGCTCAGTCAGCTCGCCGGTCTAGCCGCTGGTCTCTCAATCCTGACCTCGTTTCTCGTGGTCATCGTCTTGGCGTTGGGCGCGTACGCCCTCGTCCTCACGATCAGGTTTCTTCGATCGCGACTCGAGCAGGACGGCTCAGAGCAGAGCGGTGACGATTCCCGATAGACGATCGGGCACCGGGCCGCTCCTACACTGGCGAGGTGACGGCGGTGCGTGCAGTGAGCTTCGACCTCGATGGGACGCTGTTCGATCACCACGGTTCGGCCCGATCCGCCGCCGTCGAGTTCCTCGGCTCGCTAGGGGTGGTCGCATCGGAGTCGACCCTTGCTAGATGGTTCGACGCCGAGGAGGAGCACTTCGAGCGCTGGCGGTCGGGAGAGATCAGCTTCTCGCAGCAGCGCCGTGAGCGACTGCGCTCGGTCCTCCCACCGCTCGGGATCGATGTGCCGGCCGGTGACGCCGATGTCGATAAGTTGTTCGGCCGTTACCTCCAGGCGTACGAGTCGTCATGGCAGGCATTCCCTGATGCGCTGCCGCTTCTTCAGAGCCTTCGTACGGCCAGTCACCGCGTCGGGCTGCTGACGAACGGGACGGAGACTCAGCAGCTGGCGAAGCTCCGGCACACCGGTCTCCTCGACGAATTCGACGTCGTCTGCACGTCCGAGCGGATCGGCTTCTCAAAACCCGACGCACGGGCCTTTGTCGCTCTCGCCTCTGAACTCGGAGTCGAGCCGGCGGCGTGCCTGTTCGTCGGTGACGACCCGGCAAAGGACGCTGACGGAGCCAGAGCAGCAGGAATGCAGGCGCTACTGGTCGACGACCACCGGCAGCGAGGGCTCCCGATCGGTGAGCTGGTCGCATCCGTGATCGCCGCATCGGTGGGCGCCCGATAGACGATCGGTCACCGGTCGAGGCGGCCCAGGCATCATTGGGGCATGAGAGCGGGGACAGTCACCTACAGGCAGACCCTCGCTGGTGTCTTGGCTGTTCTCAGCGATGTCGACCCGTATGGTCTCGAGCCTGGTTCGCCGGAGGGTGCTCCGTCGAATGAGTACGAGATGGAGGCGGTCGACCTGGTTCGCATTCTTCTCAAGGCTGGCGCCGTCACGACCCACGATGTGGAGGCTGTCTGGATGCGCTGGTTCTCGGAGTCCCTTGTTCTTCGACTTGGACCGCTTCGAATGGCGCAGCTGATCGATCGGTTGAACGGACTCGTGAACGACGCCCGCTAGGGGATCGCTGATCGGACCCGCTCTGGGGCCACCGACTGCGGCCGTGGTGGAGGTCATGATCGGGACGGGGTACATCGAGGTGCTGTGTCGTGAAGGTGTCGGGTGCGTGTCGGGTCGGTGTCGTGGACCTTGGGGCTGGTCGTTCTTAGTGTGAGGTTCATGAACGAGACACGGATCGTCGATCTCCGGACCCAGATGGGTTGGACCCAGGAACGCCTCGCAGACGAGAGCGGCGTGACCGTCCGCACCGTCCAGAGGCTCGAGGCGGGCAACGAGGGGAGCCTCGACACGCTGTCGCGGGTGGCGAAGGCGTTCGGTGTACCGGTCCGCGAGCTCTTCGTCACCGTGGCCGAGGACGACTACGGCCG from Frigoribacterium sp. PvP032 includes these protein-coding regions:
- a CDS encoding HAD family hydrolase, which codes for MTAVRAVSFDLDGTLFDHHGSARSAAVEFLGSLGVVASESTLARWFDAEEEHFERWRSGEISFSQQRRERLRSVLPPLGIDVPAGDADVDKLFGRYLQAYESSWQAFPDALPLLQSLRTASHRVGLLTNGTETQQLAKLRHTGLLDEFDVVCTSERIGFSKPDARAFVALASELGVEPAACLFVGDDPAKDADGARAAGMQALLVDDHRQRGLPIGELVASVIAASVGAR
- a CDS encoding RNA polymerase sigma factor: MFRNEARGLLGFFIRRDVPAEDAADLVSETFLAAWQSSTTRTIEPDMLRAWLFGIARKKLSQHLRGRTRRTALSARLRLTVSADALEQHASTENMERVAYVRAAIEQLPVVVREIVRLVYWDGFTQEEVALILGKRATSVRARLSRARKVLHDQLADKGPRDVPGAFRGRVIGTTDA